In Desulfovibrio sp., the DNA window GAGCTTGCAGCAGAGGGGGCGGCCTTGCGGCCGCCCCCATTTGGCATCAGTGCCGCCGACTAGTCGGGGATGATCTGGTAGTAGGGCTTCTTGAAGATCTTGGTCTCGCCGGTGGCGGGATTGTACTTCGAGTTCACGAAGCACTTCCAAGTGTCGTCGTCCAGGCCCATGAAGTCCGCACGGTAGTAGAAGCCGGGGTAGCGGGATTCTTCACGGAAGGCGATGTGCTGCATGTGCAGGCGCACCGTCCACAGACGATGGTAGTTTTCCCAGCAGCGCAGCAGTTCGTGCAGGTCACGAGCGGCCAGCTTGAAGGAGTCTTCTTCCATCATGGCGAGCAGGTTGAAGCCGGTGTCAAGCAGCGCCTTGGAGGTGGTGTAGTACGTGCTCACGCCACCGCCGTATTCGTCGGTGCACTTCACGAGACGCATCATGAAGTTCTTGGGCGTGATGTAGTTCGGGTTCACCACGGGGTCGGTCGAAGCGGCCTTGCCTTCTTCGAAGTTGTAGAAGGGACGGTAAACGGCCTTCTTCAGTTCTTCGGCGGTTTCAGCGAACTCAGGCTTGAAGTCCTTGTGATCAAGGCACCAGCGGACCATCTGCTTGCCAGCCATGCGGCCTTCAGCATGCGAACCGGAGGAGAACTTGTGGCCGGAAGCGCCCACGCCGTCGGCGCAGGTGAAGAGGCCTTCAACGGTGGTCATGCGGTTGTAGACCTTACCGTTGGAAGCCTTCACTTTGTAGTCTTCGGGCACCCAAGCTTCGTCGGGACCGGAAACCCAGATGCCGCAGCAACCGGAGTGGGAGCCGAGCAGGTAGGGTTCGGTGGGCATGATTTCGGAACCACGTTCTTCAGGCGCGGTGTTGGTGCAGGCCCAAAGGTTGGCCTGACCAACGCACATGTCGAGGAAGTCTTCCCAAGCTTCGGATTCAAGATCCTTCTGCTGCTCTTCGTTCAGGGTCGCGAAGGTGTTCTGCAGGGCGCTCTTGGTGTCCATGTAGATGGGGCCGCGGCCTTCGCGCATTTCACGAAGCATCATGTGGTTACGCAGGCAGGTCGGGATGACATGGCCCTTGGCGTAGCCGCGATCTTCGTAAGGCTTCAGCATGGCGCGGTTGGTGGCGCAGTAATCTTCACCCTTGGAGTTGGTGGCTTTGGCCTTGAACAGGAGGAACCACGCACCCACGGGGCCGTAACCGTCCTTGAAGCGGGCGGGCACGAAGCGGTTTTCCATCATGGTCATTTCAGCGCCAACCTGAGCGCACATGGTGTAGGTAGAACCAGCGTTCCACACAGGATACCATGCACGGCCCATGCCTTCACCGGTGGAGCGGGGACGGTACACGTTAACGGCACCGCCAGCGGCCACCATGATGGTGTTGGCTTTGAAGATGTGCACTTCGTTGGCGCGCAGGTTGAAGCCCACGGCGCCGGCGATGCGGTTGGGGGTGTTCTTATCGAGAAGCAGCTTCACGATGAAGATACGTTCCATGATGCGGTCTTCACCCAGGGCATTCTTGGCAGCTTCGGCCACGATGCACTTGTAGGATTCACCGTTGATCATGATCTGCCAGCGGCCGGAACGCACAGGGGCGT includes these proteins:
- the aprA gene encoding adenylyl-sulfate reductase subunit alpha — encoded protein: MPMIPVKEATKGVAIAEPEVKEHAVDLLIVGGGMGSCGTAFEAVRWGDKHGLKIMLVDKATLERSGAVAQGLSAINTYLGENDADDYVRMVRTDLMGLVREDLIFDVGRHVDDSVHLFEDWGLPCWIKGEDGHNLNGAAAKAAGKSLRKGDAPVRSGRWQIMINGESYKCIVAEAAKNALGEDRIMERIFIVKLLLDKNTPNRIAGAVGFNLRANEVHIFKANTIMVAAGGAVNVYRPRSTGEGMGRAWYPVWNAGSTYTMCAQVGAEMTMMENRFVPARFKDGYGPVGAWFLLFKAKATNSKGEDYCATNRAMLKPYEDRGYAKGHVIPTCLRNHMMLREMREGRGPIYMDTKSALQNTFATLNEEQQKDLESEAWEDFLDMCVGQANLWACTNTAPEERGSEIMPTEPYLLGSHSGCCGIWVSGPDEAWVPEDYKVKASNGKVYNRMTTVEGLFTCADGVGASGHKFSSGSHAEGRMAGKQMVRWCLDHKDFKPEFAETAEELKKAVYRPFYNFEEGKAASTDPVVNPNYITPKNFMMRLVKCTDEYGGGVSTYYTTSKALLDTGFNLLAMMEEDSFKLAARDLHELLRCWENYHRLWTVRLHMQHIAFREESRYPGFYYRADFMGLDDDTWKCFVNSKYNPATGETKIFKKPYYQIIPD